A region from the Actinoplanes sp. OR16 genome encodes:
- a CDS encoding sugar ABC transporter permease gives MTRWIKQVGWRHLVGLLGLVFALGPLLFVFSAAINPQGTLASSTLVPSGASGENFTKLFQDTNFGYWFVNSIVIAGLAAAASVFLSALAAYAFSRRRFAGRRVGLMSLLLIQMFPQFLAVVAIFLMFSTITDLWPAFGFNTWWGMILLYLGGALGVNTWLMKGFYDTIPKELDESAVVDGASHAEIFFKILLPLVAPILAVTGLLAFIGTMNEFLIANVFLTDSESKTLAVGLYGLVAGERDTNFGVFCAGTLLTAIPTVGVFMYLQRYIVEGLSAGAVKG, from the coding sequence GTGACGCGCTGGATCAAGCAGGTCGGCTGGCGCCACCTGGTCGGCCTGCTCGGGCTGGTGTTCGCGCTGGGCCCGCTGCTCTTCGTCTTCTCGGCCGCGATCAACCCGCAGGGCACGCTGGCGTCGAGCACGCTCGTGCCGAGCGGCGCCTCCGGGGAGAACTTCACGAAGCTCTTCCAGGACACCAACTTCGGGTACTGGTTCGTCAACTCCATCGTCATCGCCGGTCTCGCGGCGGCGGCGTCGGTCTTCCTCTCGGCGCTGGCGGCGTACGCCTTCAGCCGCCGTCGTTTCGCGGGCCGCCGCGTCGGGCTGATGTCGCTGCTGCTGATCCAGATGTTCCCGCAGTTCCTGGCGGTCGTGGCGATCTTCCTGATGTTCTCCACGATCACCGACCTGTGGCCGGCGTTCGGGTTCAACACCTGGTGGGGCATGATCCTGCTCTACCTCGGTGGCGCGCTCGGCGTGAACACCTGGCTCATGAAGGGCTTCTACGACACCATCCCGAAGGAGCTCGACGAGTCGGCGGTGGTGGACGGCGCCAGCCACGCGGAGATCTTCTTCAAGATCCTGCTGCCGCTGGTCGCGCCGATCCTCGCAGTCACCGGACTGCTCGCCTTCATCGGCACGATGAACGAGTTCCTGATCGCGAACGTCTTCCTCACCGACAGCGAGTCGAAGACCCTGGCGGTAGGCCTCTACGGCCTGGTCGCCGGCGAGCGGGACACGAACTTCGGGGTCTTCTGCGCCGGCACCCTGCTGACCGCCATCCCGACCGTCGGCGTCTTCATGTACCTGCAGCGCTACATCGTGGAGGGCCTCAGCGCGGGTGCGGTGAAGGGATGA
- a CDS encoding GntR family transcriptional regulator: MASLRDRAYEELRRRILATELAPGERLVERDLAAELEVSRIPLREALRLLEADGLVLLVPHKGALVAPFTPTDVRDLFDVRESLEALAAGLTATRRDAAGLARLQDRLAAARAATAAGDSDGVAAANAGFHADLVELADNPLLSAMMRPLAARTHWLFRLTAQRDPDQQCAEHEQLYAAISAGAADVAAALARDHVASGRETSIAEASRWSHPDVDPEAVAARRRRRPSKP, translated from the coding sequence GTGGCGTCACTGCGCGACCGCGCTTACGAAGAACTGCGGCGCCGGATCCTCGCCACCGAGCTGGCCCCCGGCGAACGGCTCGTCGAACGTGACCTCGCGGCCGAGCTGGAGGTTTCCCGGATCCCGCTGCGAGAAGCGCTGCGCCTCCTCGAAGCCGACGGGCTCGTGCTGCTCGTCCCACACAAGGGCGCGCTGGTGGCACCCTTCACCCCCACTGACGTACGGGACCTCTTCGACGTCCGCGAGTCCCTGGAAGCCCTCGCCGCCGGCCTGACAGCCACGCGCCGCGACGCCGCCGGCCTGGCCCGGCTCCAGGACCGCCTGGCGGCAGCCCGGGCGGCGACCGCAGCCGGCGACTCCGACGGTGTCGCCGCGGCCAACGCGGGCTTCCACGCCGACCTGGTCGAACTGGCCGACAATCCGCTGCTCAGCGCCATGATGCGCCCCCTGGCGGCCCGCACCCACTGGTTGTTCCGCCTCACCGCCCAGCGCGACCCGGATCAGCAGTGCGCCGAACACGAGCAGCTCTACGCCGCGATCTCAGCAGGAGCCGCCGACGTCGCCGCCGCCCTGGCCCGCGACCACGTGGCCTCCGGACGCGAGACAAGCATCGCCGAGGCGTCCCGCTGGTCCCACCCCGACGTGGACCCCGAGGCCGTGGCAGCCCGCCGTCGCCGCCGCCCCTCCAAGCCGTGA
- a CDS encoding BMP family ABC transporter substrate-binding protein, producing the protein MARTALVGALAAALILTGCSTQADAEKPETDTMKVGVLFPGSLSDDGFMESAYLGYQRAEKTYAGTVAFSKVEQVATADFEAALVRFAGTSDLVIALGGQTDAAVRLVAPKFPGVKFVEIGGPADGKPAGNLALYDPQQAQAAFLAGAASGLLTKTGKVGFLGGAELPAIVNAAKEYANGVTASGAKAEVLAPQYVGDFNDVAKAKQSALADYSAGADVIGQVLNLGKKGVAQAAAQEKTALIGGPIPHDCAADPAYAGFVKTDVGAEIEYAVEHLTAGTWKAEAVKFGLTAEKPQNDIILCAADPAVQAKLDAIKADIASGKITTL; encoded by the coding sequence ATGGCGCGTACCGCATTGGTTGGAGCACTGGCCGCAGCACTGATCCTGACCGGGTGCAGCACACAAGCCGACGCCGAAAAGCCGGAGACCGACACCATGAAGGTCGGCGTCCTCTTCCCCGGCTCGCTCTCCGACGACGGTTTCATGGAGTCGGCCTACCTCGGCTATCAGCGGGCCGAGAAGACGTACGCCGGCACCGTCGCCTTCAGCAAGGTGGAGCAGGTCGCGACCGCCGACTTCGAGGCCGCCCTGGTGCGGTTCGCCGGCACGAGCGACCTGGTGATCGCCCTGGGCGGGCAGACCGACGCGGCCGTCCGGCTGGTCGCCCCGAAGTTCCCCGGGGTCAAGTTCGTGGAGATCGGCGGACCGGCCGACGGCAAGCCGGCCGGAAACCTGGCGCTCTACGACCCGCAGCAGGCGCAGGCCGCGTTCCTGGCCGGCGCGGCATCGGGACTGCTGACGAAGACCGGCAAGGTCGGCTTCCTGGGCGGCGCCGAGCTGCCGGCGATCGTGAACGCGGCGAAGGAGTACGCGAACGGCGTCACCGCGTCCGGCGCGAAGGCCGAGGTGCTCGCCCCGCAGTACGTCGGCGACTTCAACGACGTGGCGAAGGCGAAGCAGTCCGCGCTCGCCGACTACAGCGCCGGCGCCGACGTGATCGGCCAGGTGCTCAACCTGGGCAAGAAGGGTGTGGCGCAGGCAGCCGCGCAGGAGAAGACGGCGCTGATCGGCGGCCCGATCCCGCACGACTGCGCGGCCGACCCGGCGTACGCCGGCTTCGTGAAGACCGACGTGGGCGCGGAGATCGAGTACGCCGTCGAGCACCTCACCGCCGGCACCTGGAAGGCCGAGGCGGTCAAGTTCGGCCTGACCGCGGAGAAGCCGCAGAACGACATCATCCTCTGCGCCGCCGACCCGGCCGTGCAGGCGAAGCTGGACGCGATCAAGGCGGACATCGCTTCCGGGAAGATCACCACGCTGTGA
- a CDS encoding glycoside hydrolase family 13 protein translates to MIHHDGSGLYVSNPEPELGETVSVFVRVASGTRISRIHARFVRDGEPVFTSAAIDKRDAGGEWWRAEIEVRNPVTPYRFLIRTATGAVRWLTGWGLTSHDLPDATDFKLVAHAPPPAWSRDAIIYQIFPDRFARSAAAAGRPTPDWAVRCDWNTPVEGDGPLAATQLYGGDLDGVAEHLDHIADLGANTVYLTPFFPSRSNHRYDGSDFGGVDPLLGGDQALIRLSEALHARGMRLIGDLTTNHTGDAHEWFRTEKDFFYWSDAGEYESWLGVPSLPKLNWADPELRRRFTKLAQHWLTYPYALDGWRIDVANMTGRRAADDWTREVAALLHRAVRQVRPDAVLVAEHGHDATRDLDADGWQGTMNYAGFTRPVWSWLRAGEVPFPDFLGVPGEIPFRDAAELVSTMTAFSAQTSWRAMTHSWQILSSHDTPRIRSVVGGPERHEVAAGLLFTLPGTPMIFAGDELGLTGLNGEHSRTPMPWNSTDGWDMRTLARYRALARLRRSTPALTGGGLRWMHAAGDLLVFLRETAEDTVLVVARRSAGLPVRVTGLVPHAWGDNLYGGAEPLKAGADGSIEIDGDGPTFQVWSVRQHPKGC, encoded by the coding sequence ATGATCCATCACGACGGCTCCGGCTTGTACGTGTCGAACCCGGAGCCCGAGCTGGGGGAGACGGTCTCGGTCTTCGTCCGGGTGGCCTCCGGGACCAGGATCTCCCGGATCCATGCCCGATTCGTACGCGACGGCGAGCCTGTCTTCACCTCAGCGGCGATCGACAAGCGCGACGCGGGCGGGGAATGGTGGCGCGCGGAGATCGAGGTACGTAACCCGGTCACCCCGTACCGCTTCCTGATCCGGACCGCGACCGGAGCGGTCCGCTGGCTCACCGGCTGGGGTCTGACCTCGCACGACCTGCCGGACGCCACCGACTTCAAGCTGGTGGCACACGCGCCGCCACCGGCCTGGTCACGGGACGCGATCATCTATCAGATCTTCCCGGACCGGTTCGCCCGCTCGGCCGCGGCGGCCGGCCGGCCGACCCCGGACTGGGCCGTGCGCTGCGACTGGAACACCCCGGTCGAGGGCGACGGCCCGCTGGCCGCGACGCAGCTCTACGGCGGTGACCTGGACGGCGTCGCCGAGCACCTGGACCACATCGCGGATCTGGGCGCGAACACCGTCTACCTGACGCCGTTCTTCCCGTCCCGCTCGAACCACCGCTACGACGGCTCGGACTTCGGCGGCGTCGACCCACTGCTCGGCGGCGACCAGGCGCTGATCCGGCTCAGCGAGGCGCTCCACGCGCGCGGGATGCGGCTGATCGGTGACCTCACCACCAACCACACCGGCGACGCCCACGAGTGGTTCCGGACCGAGAAGGACTTCTTCTACTGGAGCGACGCGGGGGAGTACGAGTCCTGGCTCGGCGTCCCCAGCCTGCCGAAGCTGAACTGGGCCGATCCGGAGCTGCGCCGCCGGTTCACGAAGCTGGCCCAGCACTGGCTGACCTACCCGTACGCGCTGGACGGCTGGCGGATCGACGTCGCGAACATGACCGGCCGCCGGGCCGCCGACGACTGGACCCGGGAGGTGGCCGCGCTGCTGCACCGGGCCGTCCGGCAGGTCCGCCCGGACGCCGTGCTGGTCGCCGAGCACGGCCACGACGCCACCCGTGACCTGGACGCCGACGGCTGGCAGGGCACCATGAACTACGCCGGATTCACCCGCCCGGTGTGGAGCTGGCTGCGCGCCGGCGAGGTGCCGTTCCCGGATTTCCTCGGTGTGCCGGGGGAGATCCCGTTCCGGGACGCCGCCGAGCTCGTCTCCACGATGACGGCGTTCTCCGCGCAGACGTCGTGGCGGGCGATGACCCACTCGTGGCAGATCCTCAGCTCGCACGACACCCCGCGGATCCGTTCCGTGGTGGGCGGCCCGGAACGCCACGAGGTAGCGGCCGGGCTGCTCTTCACGCTGCCCGGAACCCCGATGATCTTCGCGGGCGACGAGCTCGGACTGACCGGTCTCAACGGTGAGCACTCCCGTACCCCGATGCCCTGGAATTCCACCGACGGCTGGGACATGCGCACCCTGGCCCGGTATCGCGCCCTGGCGCGGCTGCGCCGCAGCACGCCGGCGCTGACCGGCGGCGGCCTGCGCTGGATGCACGCCGCCGGTGACCTGCTCGTCTTCCTCCGGGAGACCGCCGAGGACACCGTGCTCGTCGTGGCGCGGCGGTCCGCGGGCCTGCCGGTACGCGTGACCGGACTCGTCCCGCACGCGTGGGGCGACAACCTGTACGGCGGCGCCGAACCGCTCAAAGCCGGCGCCGATGGATCTATCGAAATCGACGGTGATGGACCTACCTTCCAGGTGTGGTCCGTCCGCCAGCACCCGAAGGGTTGTTAA
- the pulA gene encoding pullulanase-type alpha-1,6-glucosidase: protein MAPRKLRLAGALLSLLLPLIAVPASAALAQNAEPSAAVIANWGSDQPADNEQYYFVLPDRFANGDKSNDKGGLKGDRLSTGYDPADKGFYHGGDLKGVIDRLDYIQGLGTTAIWLAPVFKNNPVQGTGADVSAGYHGYWITDFTQVDPHFGTNADLKKLVKLAHQRGMKIFLDIIVNHTADVIQYEENSYTYVDKETSPYTDTEGQPFEDANYASSAKFPQTDETSFPYTPIFPDKADKTAKTPAWLNDVNMYHNRGNSTFAGENSEYGDFYGLDDLWTERPEVVKGMTKIYADWVKNTGIDGYRLDTVKHTNMEFWPQFAEGIEKAAGDDFFMFGEVYSADQEIQSAYVREGGLPATLDFSFQEAARGFVTGASGATALSDLYGKDDLYTARDTGADRLPTFLGNHDMGRIGSFIASAATADTQLKRDQLAHELMFLTRGQPVVYSGDEQGFTGPGGDKDARQDLFASKSADYLDDDLIGTDRTHAVDNYNTQHPLYRTIADLAKLRKANPALVDGVQVTRYAAEGQGVFAASRIDTAKRLEYVVAVNNATTPQTVTFPVASSSYKGIYGTSQSSQAADGKITVTVPALSSVVLKADKPLAASNAAPTVTITKPAVGDSVPTRTELVAETTGDPLATVTFAAQVAGGAWKLVGTADKAPYRAYHDLTGLAGGTEVRYKAVVRDSRGRLASSTSKITVGTPEATATTAGYAVVHYQRPAGGYDDQGLYVWGDIDPSMSTSWPAGQPFVGEDSYGRFAYVKLKPGAKSVGFIVVSKDGVKDTDADRTIDVAANPEIWIKQGDTAVYPTRQAATGQPDPAQDPDKAIIHWRKADGNYDGWGLHVWEGAANPTDWASPLAPTKIDSYGAVFEVPLAGGATSLSYIIHNGDDKDLPSDQSLDFGKAGREVWLLSGQETRLLPLVKTVAGAGEIDVTKSRAVWIDRGTVAWKTSTGDTLEPVGAGTDGKVYDLVYAPSGGIGVENGELTGAYDSVRLSARRDGLTEDQREDFPHLWQYGAFKLPATDLTEILKSQVVVTERDAKGKLLSATGVQLSGVLDDVYAAATKAELGPVGNGVSVWAPTAQSVELEVYSAATGGAPDVREMVRNERTGIWSARGLKSGDFYKYRVKAWQPATRQIVTASVTDPYSLALTTDSTRSVFASLDDAAQKPAGWDRLRKPAAVAPAKIQISELSVRDFSIADTTVAAEKRGTFAAFADKSTAGMKHLSQLSKAGVTHLHLLPAFDFATIPENRADQAQPPCDLASFPADSEEQQACIAAVAATDGYNWGYDPLHYTVPEGGYAADPGQRTKEFRSMVTGVNQAGLRVVMDVVYNHTSASGTDSKSVLDQIVPGYYQRLLDDGTVANSTCCSNTAPENAMMGKLVVDSIVTWAKAYKVDGFRFDLMGHHPKENILAVRKALDRLTLARDGVDGKSIYVYGEGWNFGEVANNARFVQASQTELAGTGIGTFNDRLRDAVRGGGPFDENPRIQGFASGLFTSPNGDAVNGDSAAQRARLLHYQDLIKVGLSGNLRSYRFISSSGVTVNGSEIDYNGSPAGYNAAPGEAITYVDAHDNEILYDSLAYKLPPATTAVERARAQSVALATTVLGQGVGFVTTGSERLRSKSLDRNSYNSGDWFNAIEWDCAAGNGFGKGLPPKPDNEAKYAYAKPLLADPALVPSCEAINLSDSRYQELLKIRKSSPVFGLPTASQVQQRLSFPLSGENETPGVITMTLDGRGIDRQWKSVTVVFNATPSPVTQKIAALAGKKVTLHPIQQQSADPLVRTATFTASTGTLTVPPRTVSVFVQN from the coding sequence GTGGCACCTCGAAAACTACGGCTGGCAGGCGCTCTGCTCAGCCTTCTGCTGCCTCTCATAGCCGTGCCCGCGTCCGCCGCGCTCGCGCAGAACGCGGAACCGAGCGCGGCCGTCATCGCCAACTGGGGCTCCGACCAGCCCGCCGACAACGAGCAGTACTACTTCGTGCTGCCGGACCGGTTCGCCAACGGGGACAAGTCGAACGACAAGGGTGGCCTCAAGGGCGACCGGCTCTCCACCGGGTACGACCCCGCTGACAAGGGCTTCTACCACGGTGGCGACCTGAAGGGCGTGATCGACCGCCTCGACTACATCCAGGGGCTGGGCACCACGGCCATCTGGCTCGCCCCGGTCTTCAAGAACAACCCGGTGCAGGGTACGGGGGCCGACGTCTCCGCCGGATACCACGGTTACTGGATCACCGACTTCACTCAGGTCGACCCGCATTTCGGCACCAACGCGGACCTGAAGAAGCTGGTGAAGCTCGCCCACCAGCGCGGCATGAAGATCTTCCTGGACATCATCGTCAACCACACGGCCGACGTGATCCAGTACGAGGAGAACTCCTACACCTACGTCGACAAAGAGACGTCGCCGTACACCGACACCGAGGGCCAGCCCTTCGAGGACGCCAACTACGCGTCCAGCGCGAAGTTCCCTCAGACAGACGAAACGTCGTTCCCCTATACGCCGATCTTCCCGGATAAGGCGGACAAGACCGCTAAGACGCCGGCCTGGCTCAACGACGTGAACATGTACCACAACCGCGGCAACTCCACCTTCGCCGGCGAGAACAGTGAGTACGGCGACTTCTACGGCCTCGACGACCTGTGGACCGAGCGTCCCGAAGTGGTCAAGGGCATGACGAAGATCTACGCCGACTGGGTGAAGAACACCGGCATCGACGGCTACCGCCTCGACACGGTGAAGCACACCAACATGGAGTTCTGGCCCCAATTCGCTGAGGGTATCGAGAAGGCCGCCGGTGACGACTTCTTCATGTTCGGCGAGGTCTACAGCGCCGACCAGGAGATCCAGTCGGCGTACGTCCGCGAAGGCGGTCTGCCGGCCACCCTGGACTTCTCGTTCCAGGAGGCGGCGCGCGGCTTCGTGACCGGCGCCAGCGGTGCGACGGCCCTCTCGGACCTGTACGGCAAGGACGACCTCTACACCGCACGCGACACCGGCGCGGACCGGCTGCCGACCTTCCTCGGCAACCACGACATGGGCCGGATCGGGTCGTTCATCGCGTCCGCGGCCACCGCCGACACCCAGCTCAAGCGGGACCAGCTCGCCCACGAGCTGATGTTCCTGACCCGTGGGCAGCCGGTCGTCTACTCCGGTGACGAGCAGGGCTTCACCGGGCCGGGCGGCGACAAGGACGCGCGCCAGGACCTGTTCGCCAGCAAGTCGGCGGACTACCTGGACGACGACCTGATCGGCACCGACCGCACCCACGCGGTGGACAACTACAACACCCAGCACCCGCTCTACCGGACCATCGCTGACCTGGCGAAGCTGCGCAAGGCGAACCCGGCGCTGGTCGACGGCGTGCAGGTGACCCGGTACGCGGCCGAGGGGCAGGGCGTCTTCGCGGCGTCCCGGATCGACACGGCGAAGCGTCTCGAGTACGTGGTGGCCGTCAACAACGCGACGACGCCGCAGACGGTGACGTTCCCGGTGGCATCGTCCTCGTACAAGGGGATCTACGGGACGAGCCAGTCGAGCCAGGCCGCGGATGGCAAGATCACGGTTACCGTGCCGGCTCTCTCCTCGGTCGTTCTCAAGGCGGACAAACCCCTCGCGGCGTCCAACGCCGCGCCGACCGTCACGATCACGAAGCCGGCCGTCGGGGACAGCGTCCCGACCAGGACCGAGCTCGTCGCCGAGACCACCGGCGACCCGCTCGCCACCGTCACCTTCGCGGCCCAGGTCGCGGGCGGCGCGTGGAAGCTCGTCGGCACCGCTGACAAGGCCCCCTACCGGGCGTACCACGACCTGACCGGGTTGGCCGGCGGCACCGAAGTGCGGTACAAGGCAGTGGTGCGTGACAGCAGGGGCCGGCTCGCGTCCTCCACCTCGAAGATCACGGTGGGCACGCCCGAGGCGACCGCCACCACCGCGGGCTACGCGGTCGTCCACTACCAGCGCCCGGCCGGTGGCTACGACGACCAGGGCCTCTACGTCTGGGGCGACATCGACCCGTCGATGTCGACGAGCTGGCCGGCCGGTCAGCCGTTCGTCGGCGAGGACTCGTACGGCCGGTTCGCCTACGTGAAGCTCAAGCCCGGTGCGAAGAGCGTCGGCTTCATCGTGGTGAGCAAGGACGGCGTGAAGGACACCGACGCCGACCGGACCATCGACGTCGCCGCGAACCCGGAGATCTGGATCAAGCAGGGCGACACGGCGGTCTACCCGACCCGCCAGGCCGCGACCGGCCAGCCGGACCCGGCCCAGGATCCGGACAAGGCGATCATCCACTGGCGCAAGGCCGACGGTAACTACGACGGCTGGGGCCTGCACGTCTGGGAAGGCGCGGCGAACCCGACCGACTGGGCCAGCCCGCTCGCGCCCACGAAGATCGATTCTTACGGTGCCGTGTTCGAGGTGCCGCTCGCCGGCGGTGCGACCTCGCTGAGCTACATCATCCACAACGGCGACGACAAGGACCTGCCCTCCGACCAGTCGCTCGACTTCGGCAAGGCCGGTCGTGAGGTGTGGCTGCTCTCCGGCCAGGAAACCCGTCTCCTGCCACTGGTCAAGACCGTCGCCGGCGCCGGCGAGATCGATGTGACGAAGTCGCGGGCGGTCTGGATCGACCGTGGCACGGTGGCCTGGAAGACCAGCACCGGGGACACCCTGGAGCCGGTCGGCGCGGGCACCGACGGCAAGGTCTACGACCTGGTCTACGCCCCGTCGGGTGGGATCGGCGTGGAGAACGGCGAGCTGACCGGCGCGTACGACAGCGTCCGTCTCTCCGCCCGGCGCGACGGCCTCACCGAGGACCAGCGGGAGGACTTCCCGCACCTCTGGCAGTACGGCGCGTTCAAGCTCCCGGCGACGGACCTCACCGAGATCCTGAAGAGCCAGGTCGTGGTGACCGAGCGGGATGCGAAGGGCAAGCTGCTCTCGGCGACCGGCGTGCAACTGTCCGGCGTGCTCGACGACGTCTACGCGGCGGCCACGAAGGCGGAGCTCGGCCCGGTCGGCAACGGCGTCTCGGTCTGGGCGCCGACCGCTCAGAGCGTCGAACTCGAGGTCTACTCCGCCGCCACAGGCGGTGCTCCCGACGTACGAGAAATGGTCCGGAACGAACGCACGGGCATCTGGTCGGCCCGGGGCCTCAAATCCGGAGATTTCTACAAGTATCGGGTGAAGGCCTGGCAACCCGCTACGCGCCAGATCGTCACCGCGTCGGTCACCGACCCCTACTCGCTGGCCCTGACCACCGACTCGACCCGGAGCGTCTTCGCCTCCCTGGATGACGCGGCGCAGAAGCCGGCCGGCTGGGACAGGCTGCGCAAACCGGCGGCCGTCGCACCCGCGAAGATCCAGATCTCGGAGCTCTCGGTCCGGGACTTCTCGATCGCCGACACGACGGTGGCCGCGGAGAAGCGGGGCACGTTCGCCGCCTTCGCCGACAAGTCCACCGCGGGGATGAAGCACCTCTCGCAGCTTTCGAAAGCCGGCGTGACCCACCTGCACCTGCTTCCGGCGTTCGACTTCGCGACCATCCCGGAGAACCGGGCCGACCAGGCCCAGCCGCCGTGTGACCTCGCGTCGTTCCCGGCGGATTCCGAGGAGCAGCAGGCCTGCATCGCTGCCGTGGCCGCGACCGATGGCTACAACTGGGGATACGACCCGCTGCACTACACGGTTCCCGAGGGCGGCTACGCGGCCGACCCCGGCCAGCGCACCAAGGAGTTCCGCTCCATGGTCACCGGGGTCAACCAGGCCGGTCTGCGCGTGGTGATGGACGTCGTCTACAACCACACGTCGGCGTCCGGCACCGACAGCAAGTCGGTGCTCGACCAGATCGTCCCCGGCTACTACCAGCGGCTCCTCGACGACGGCACCGTCGCGAACTCCACCTGCTGCTCCAACACCGCGCCGGAGAACGCGATGATGGGCAAACTCGTCGTCGACTCGATCGTCACGTGGGCGAAGGCGTACAAGGTCGATGGTTTCCGCTTCGACCTGATGGGCCACCACCCCAAGGAGAACATCCTGGCGGTCCGGAAGGCGCTGGACAGGCTCACCCTCGCGCGTGACGGCGTGGACGGGAAGAGCATCTACGTCTACGGCGAGGGCTGGAACTTCGGCGAGGTCGCGAACAACGCCCGCTTCGTGCAGGCCTCGCAGACCGAGCTGGCCGGCACCGGGATCGGCACGTTCAACGACCGGCTCCGGGATGCCGTCCGCGGCGGTGGGCCGTTCGACGAGAACCCGCGGATCCAGGGTTTCGCGTCAGGGTTGTTCACCTCGCCCAATGGCGATGCGGTGAACGGAGACTCCGCCGCTCAGCGCGCTCGCTTGCTGCACTACCAGGACCTGATCAAGGTCGGCCTGTCAGGAAATCTGCGGTCATATCGGTTTATTTCCTCCTCAGGTGTCACGGTCAACGGTTCGGAGATCGACTACAACGGCTCGCCGGCCGGCTACAACGCCGCACCGGGCGAGGCGATCACGTACGTCGACGCGCACGACAACGAGATCCTCTACGACTCGCTGGCGTACAAGCTGCCGCCGGCCACCACGGCCGTCGAACGTGCCCGGGCCCAGTCGGTGGCGCTCGCGACCACGGTGCTCGGCCAGGGCGTGGGCTTCGTGACCACCGGTAGTGAGCGGCTGCGGTCGAAGTCACTGGACCGGAACTCGTACAACTCCGGCGACTGGTTCAACGCGATCGAGTGGGACTGCGCCGCGGGGAACGGTTTCGGCAAGGGACTCCCGCCGAAGCCGGACAACGAGGCGAAGTACGCGTACGCGAAACCCCTGCTCGCGGACCCGGCCTTGGTCCCCTCCTGCGAGGCGATCAACCTGTCCGACAGCCGTTACCAGGAGTTGCTGAAGATCCGTAAGTCGTCCCCGGTCTTCGGCCTGCCGACCGCGTCGCAGGTGCAGCAGCGCCTGTCGTTCCCGCTCTCCGGCGAGAACGAGACCCCCGGCGTGATCACCATGACGCTGGACGGCCGAGGCATCGATCGTCAGTGGAAGTCGGTGACGGTGGTCTTCAATGCCACCCCGTCGCCGGTGACCCAGAAGATCGCCGCCCTCGCCGGCAAGAAGGTCACCCTCCACCCGATCCAGCAGCAGTCAGCCGACCCGCTGGTCCGGACGGCCACCTTCACCGCCTCGACCGGCACCCTGACCGTCCCGCCTCGCACGGTCTCGGTCTTCGTCCAGAACTGA